The Faecalibacter sp. LW9 genome has a segment encoding these proteins:
- a CDS encoding polyprenyl synthetase family protein has translation MKLFENKFFESMKSNVSLLDRITHYIVRRKGKQMRPMFVFLSAKMLGQMQERTYRAASFIELIHTATLVHDDVVDDSQLRRGFFSLNAIWKNKVAVLVGDYLLSKTLIISCKNKDFDLLEVVSTAIQELSEGELLQLEKARKLDITEEVYYEIIRMKTATLIAACCKAGALSVGVDEETADKMHRFGELVGIAFQIKDDLFDYTTSNAIGKPVGIDIKEQKMTLPLIYTLNHVSDKDRKWLINSVKRYNNDKKRVREVIDFVKANGGIEYTRNMMQKYANEALDILKEMPDNEYRKSLELLVNYVMTRDK, from the coding sequence ATGAAATTGTTTGAAAACAAGTTCTTCGAATCCATGAAGAGTAATGTCTCACTTTTAGATCGTATTACTCATTATATTGTCCGTAGAAAAGGAAAACAAATGCGACCAATGTTTGTTTTTTTATCTGCTAAAATGCTAGGACAAATGCAAGAACGTACCTATCGTGCGGCTTCTTTTATCGAGTTAATTCATACGGCTACTCTAGTTCACGATGATGTAGTTGATGATAGTCAATTACGTCGTGGATTCTTTTCGTTAAATGCGATTTGGAAGAATAAAGTAGCGGTGTTGGTTGGAGATTATTTACTTTCAAAAACATTAATCATATCGTGTAAAAATAAAGATTTTGATCTATTAGAAGTTGTTTCAACTGCCATTCAAGAATTATCAGAAGGTGAATTACTGCAACTAGAAAAAGCACGCAAATTAGATATTACGGAAGAAGTTTATTACGAAATTATCCGTATGAAAACGGCTACGTTAATTGCAGCATGTTGTAAAGCTGGTGCTTTATCAGTTGGTGTGGATGAGGAAACTGCAGACAAAATGCATCGCTTCGGTGAATTGGTAGGAATTGCGTTTCAAATTAAAGATGATTTGTTTGATTATACCACTTCCAATGCTATTGGTAAGCCTGTTGGAATTGATATCAAAGAACAGAAAATGACTCTTCCATTAATTTATACGTTAAATCATGTGAGCGATAAAGACCGAAAATGGTTAATTAATTCCGTAAAGCGTTACAATAATGATAAAAAACGTGTTCGTGAAGTTATTGATTTTGTAAAAGCCAATGGTGGTATAGAATATACAAGAAATATGATGCAGAAATATGCGAATGAAGCATTAGATATCTTAAAAGAAATGCCTGATAACGAATATCGTAAATCATTAGAGTTACTAGTGAATTACGTGATGACAAGAGATAAATAA